The region TCAGACACGTAGCGTAGTGGATTACCGAGGTAGGGTGCCATGGAGTTCTTACGGAATGCACCATTTTCCAATTAGAATTCTCAACTTTTCGTGCCATGCGTGCCATGACCCTGGATGCCCCAAAAAACAAAACACAGCGGAAGGGGATGGTTATCGACCGGGTGGCAGGGGTCGGATGTCTGCATCCGCCCCCTGGTCATCAATGTTCGCAAGCACGATTGCACCTGTCACGTTCCTTCCCATGATGATTGCCATGAACATCAACGCCCTATGACCTGGGGGCAAACGAGGACGTTTGACCCCAGCCACGCCTGCCGAACTCATCGAGCAAAGCGGCGAGAATGGGACGAATCCCGCGCAGAAGGCCACGAGACCTAGCTTCCTGCCGGGGAGGTAGGGGAAGTAGTTGGTCGTGGGTTGATGGTGGATGGTTGGCAATACGGCTGGCAATCAACCCACCCGTGTTCGCCACTTCCAACCAACAACCATCCACTCGCAACCAACAAACAACTCACTGCAACTGACGGATAATCTCTTCAATACTTGCCAGTTGACTCTTCTGATTCGCCAACGTCTGGCGAACTTCGGCCACCACTTCCGGTGGGGCCTTGTCGACGAAGCTGGCGTTCCCCAGCTTCTTTTCGGTCGAAGCGATGAAGCCGCGCAGCTTCTCGGCCTCTTTCTTCTGCTTGGCCAGTTCTGCCGCCTTATCAATCAGGCCTTCCAGCGGCACGAAGCCCTCGGCTCCCACGAGTGCAAAACTCGCAGAAGCAGGGGGACGCTGCACCTCGGGGCCAGTCGCCGCAATCTCCGCTTTGGCCAGATTCTGGATCTGGACTCGTAAGGCCTCAAAGTCAGCGGCAGCTTCAGCACGGCACTTCAGATGAACCGCAATCGATTGGCCGAGGCTGATGCCATAGGTCGCGCGAATATTCCGAATCGCACCGATTGTCTCCTGCAACCGGGTGAACCGCTGTTCGAGGGGAGGGGAGATGTCGGCGTCGTTCACTACGGGCCAGGCCGCGATAATGCAGGCGGCTTCCGCCGGCTGGGGTTCAGGCAAGCCGCGTGAAGGGGCGATCTCGGCGAGGCGATGCCACAGTTCTTCCGTGATGAACGGCGTGAACGGGTGCAACAACCGCAGGATCTGATCGAGAACATGCACGAGCACCCGCTGCGCGACCGGCTTGGTCGTCTCGTCACGCAACCGCGACTTGATCAGTTCGAGGTACCAGTCGCAGAACTCGTTCCAGACGAAATCCCGCAGGGCGCGCGTTGCCGCATCGAACTTGTAGACACCCAGCAGGGAGGTCACTTCGTTCGTCACCGTCGCCAGGCGACTGACGATCCACTGGTCTTCAATCGCCAGTTCACTCTTGGCCACAGCAGCAGGTGTGTAGCCCTCCAGATTCAGCATGGCGAAACGGGCGGCGTTCCAGAGTTTGTTGCAGAAATTGCGGCCAAACTCGAAGCGTTCGATAACAATCCCCGCCACCAGTTCGCCCTCATCCGGTGTGTACCAGGGGCAGGCGTACTGCGATTCCTTCTTGCACTTGGGGCACTTGATCTTCGGCTTTCCGGGCGAAAACTTCAGGTGCTTCTGCTCCTGGGGAATCAGGTTCTGGCAATGGGGGCATTCGTAGCTGACCGGCAAGCGCACGTCCTGCGTTTCACCCGCAAACGAGGCGATCGTGAAGCGAGTTCCGTCGCAGCCGTAACGATCGACCAGTTCCAGCGGATCAACACCGTTCCCTTTGGTCTTGGACATGCCTTGCCCAAATCCGTCCTGAATTTTGGGATGGATATGCACATGTTTGAAGGGGATGTCATTCAGGTTGTAGAGACCTGCTAGCACCATTCGCGCGACCCAGAGCGTGATGATATCCCGCGAGGTGATCAGCACACTGCCCGGATAGTAGTAGGGGAGGACCGTATTCTTCCCGTCGCCGCTTGTATCTGGCTGGCCATTGAGTGGTGGATTCGACGTTTCATTCGGCCAACCCAGCGTCGCATGCGGCCAAAGTGCACTGCTGAACCAGGTGTCGAGGACATCGGGATCCTGTTCAAATCCGTCTGCTTCGAGTTGATTCTGGGTCTGTTCTCCATCGGCTGCCGAAGCGTCCACGCAAATCAGCACGCTCGCGGGATCGCTGGCGGAAAGAACACCAGCCGCCGAACTGTCGGGAAGAGTCGCAAGATACGACTCGGCTTCCTCCGCGCTAGCGAACTGCTTACTCCACACGGGAATCCGGTGCCCCCACCACAACTGGCGGCTGATGCACCAGTCGCGCTTCTCTCCAAGCCAGTCGAGATAGCTCGATTGGTACCGTTCGGGGAAAAATTTCACGCGGCCATCGGTCACGGCGTCGATCGCCTTCTGGGCGAGGTCGTCCATCTTCACGAACCACTGATCGGACATCAGCGGCTCAACGGGCGTCTTCGACCGATCACTGAACTTCATGGGAATCTTGCGGTCTTCGACCTTCTCAAAGAATCCCAGAGATTCCATCTTGGCAACCACGGCCTTGCGCGCTTCGAGACGATCCAGCCCGGCGAACTCGCCACCTTCTTCATTGATGGTGCCATCGGGCCGCAGGATGTTGATCATCGGAAGCTTGTTGCGCAGACCGCAGGCGTAATCGTTGGGATCATGCGCGGGAGTCACCTTCACACAGCCCGTCCCCAACTCTTTATCAGCCAGCAGTCCATCGGCAATGATCGGCACAAGCCTGCCGACGAGCGGCAGCCGGACGTGCTTCCCCACCAGCGCCGTATAGCGTTCATCAGTGGGATGGACGCAGAGTGCCGTATCGCCCAGCATCGTTTCCGGACGTGTCGTCGAGAATGAAATTCGCTGGCCGGTTGGTTCCCCCTGATCGTCAACCACGGGGTAGTTGAACGTCCAGAACTGCCCGTCGATGTCTTCGGTATAGACTTCGTCGTCGGCGACAGCGGTCTGCAAAAAGGCATCCCAGTTGACGAGCCGCTGGCCACGATAGATGAGGCCGTCGCGGAACATCTTGAAGAACGTTCGCCGCACGGCCTGCGAGCAGACCTCGTCGAGCGTGAAGCGCGTCCGTCGCCAGTCGCAGCTCGCCCCCAGCCGCTTGAGCTGGCCGAGAATGCGGGCCTCGTAGTGATCCTTCCATTTCCAGATGCGCTCGATGAGTGCCTCGCGGCCCACATCGTGACGAGTGAGCCCTTCCTCCTCGAGCATCCGCTTCTCGACCATCGACTGAGTAGCGATCCCCGCATGATCGGTTCCCGGCATCCAGAGTGCCGAATACCCCTGCATCCGCCGCCAGCGGGTGATGAGATCCTGCAACGTCCCGTTAAGGGCATGCCCCATGTGTAGCGCCCCAGTCACGTTCGGCAGGGGGATCATGATCACATGCGGCGGTTTGGTCTCGCTGGGATCAGCATTGTAGTAGCCGTGGGATTCCCAGAAAGAAATCCAATGCGACTCAATCGATTGCGGCTCGTAAGACTTGGGAATTTCGGTCGTCATCAGGGAAACTCTCGTGAAGCCGCAGCACTGCCGGGCGGGATGAATCTCAGTGAATTTAAGGTCGAGCAGGGCCACTACTCCGGCAGGCCCTCGTCTTTGAAAAGCTTGTATTCGACACTGTCTACCAGTGCCAGCCAACTCGCTTCAATCACATTCTCACTCACGCCGACAGTGCTCCAGGTATCGTGATCATCTCGACTTTCGATCACCACACGCACACGTGCCGCGGTTCCTTCCGCCGAGTTGATGACGCGAACTTTGTAATCCACCAGATGCATCTGTTCGAGCGCCGGATAAAAACGCAGAAGCGCACGTCGAACGGCCGTATCGAGAGCATTGATCGGGCCATCACCTTCTGCCACGACGTGCTCGACTTCATCGCCGACTCGCAGCTTGACGGTCGCTTCAGTCACTGGAACCTGTGCTTCTTCGGTCACGACCCCCACGCGATAATGCAGCCGCTGGAACTTGGGCGTGTACAGGCCCGCTTCTTTACGCACCAGCAAATCGAAGGATCCTTCGGCCGCTTCGAACTGATAGCCGATGTTCTCCAGATCCTGCACGCGTTCGAGGATGTTCCGCATCAGTTGGTCATCCTCGGCAATGCGGTACTTCGTTGTTTTGGCGATGATGTTGCTGCGGCCCGAAAGCTCACTCACCAGCACCTTGCGTTCGTTACCCACAGTCTCCGGTGGGATGTGTTCATAGCTGCGAGCCAGGCGATTGACAGCGTGGACGTGCATCCCTCCCTTGTGGGCAAAAGCACTGCTACCGACAAAGGGTTGTCCTGGCCGAAGTTGCAGGTTGGCAATTTCGTAAACATAGCGAGAAAGCTCTGTCAGATGGACAATCCCATTGGGCTTGAGCACCTCGTGATGTTTCTTGAGTGCCAGATTGGCTGCCACGCTCACAAGATCCACATTGCCGCACCGCTCGCCAATGCCGTTGATCGTCCCTTGAACCTGAATCGCTCCGCAATCGACCGCGATCAGCGAGTTGGCAACGGCCAGTTCACAATCGTTGTGGCAGTGAATTCCCAGGGGAGTGGAGAGTTCTTTGCGCACAGCATTCACCGCCGCCGCGATTTCTTCGGGCATCGTCCCCCCGTTGGTATCACACAGGCAGAGCAGAGCTGCCCCGGAATCGGCTGCGGCCCGTAAGGTCTTCAATGCGAACTCAGGATTGGCCTTGAATCCATCGAAGAAATGCTCTGCATCATAAATGACGTGCCGGCCTTCGGCTGCGAGAAATGCCACCGAGTCGCGGATCATCGCCAGGTTTTCAGCTTCATCGACACGCAGAACTTCAAAGACATGCAGATCCCACGTCTTTCCCACGACGGTACAGCAGGGCGTTCTGGCATCTCGCAGTGCCAGCATGCCTGTATCCTGATCGGCAGTCACGCCCTTGCGTCGGGTCATGCCGAAGGCGGAAATTTTGGCGTGCTTGAGCGGCAGATCCCGCACACGTTGAAAATATTCCGCATCTTTGGGATTCGAAAGAGGATAACCTCCTTCAATAATGTCGAGACCAATTTCATCCAGCTTCTGAGTAATCAGGAGTTTATCCTGCAGCGAAAAGTTAACGCCTTCACCCTGGCTACCATCGCGCAAGGTGGTGTCGTAAAGCTGGATGCGAGCCATTTCTACTCAAACCCTTTCCGTGGCTGTCTCAATGAAACACTTCATTAATCTCAGCCCGGCCTCGGAACTTGGGCACCTCCTGCAGCCTTGTTGAAGAAGAGCTGAAGCGGATGCCATACAAAAAATAACCCCCGGCATAACCGGGGGCACAAACAGGCAGAATCATTACGGCCTGGGTTGCATTAGCCCCCGGAAGTCGTAATTCCAATAATCGATACTGTGTATACAAATGTGAGCGACATGCTTTTTCCGTTTTCTTGACGTCATTGAAGATTACCCAGTGAAGGCAGACACGTCAAACCCTCGCGGGGTTCATGGGGTTTCCAGCCCACGTTTTCGACGCGAAGTTTGTCAGAAGTAATGGATTTTACAAAAGATCTGCCTTTCTTCAGTCGCTCATTTTCCGGAGTCTGTTTCAAAGTCGGATGCGAGTTCATGTCGTAACAGCTAAACTGTCGCTGATTTCTTTGGGGTGAACTGAGAGCCAAACGTGGTCTGTGTTCTTGACAGTCCACAATAGATTTTCGATCGCCTGAGAACTGGGGGCTGGATCAGCCCAAATCTGCCGTTTCCAAATTAGCTTTATGAGTGAGTGGTTTCGTGGCAATTACGTCAGTTGTCGGTCTGCAATGGGGCGATGAAGCCAAAGGGAAAATCGTTGATCTCCTGACGGACGAACACGAAATCGTCGTTCGCTATCAAGGAGGCAATAACGCGGGCCATACCGTCAAATTCGATGGGCAGACCTACAAGCTCTCTTTGCTCCCCACAGGGATTCTTCGCCCCGGTGTGACGGCTGTGATTGGCAACGGCGTGGTCGTGAACCCGGAAGCATTGTTGAAGGAAATCGGTACTCTCCGCTCGCAAGGCGTGAAGGTCGAAGGGAATCTGCTCCTTTCTGATCGAGCCCATGTGATTCTGCCCTACCACGTAGCTGAAGATCTCGCTGCTGAGCGATCACAGAAGAAGGATGCCATCGGCACCACAGGGAGAGGCATTGGCTACTGCTATCGCGATAAGGCGGGTCGCAGCCAGGCAGTGCGTGTGGGCGATCTTTATCATCCCGAAAGTCTGAAGCAGCGATTATCCGGCATTGTCGATTCCAAAAATCACGTGCTTTCGGCACTGGACCCGGAATTCAAACCGTTCTCTTCTGACGAAATCTTCACTCTCACCCAACAGTATGCCGAGACTTTGCGGCCGTTTGTGACAGACACCGTCGCCTGGCTTCACAAAGCCATTGGGGCCGGGAAGAATATCCTTTTTGAAGGTGCCCAAGGGAGCCTGCTCGACGTCGATCACGGCACCTACCCATTCGTAACGTCATCCAACAGTTCAGCCGCCGGGATTCATCCCGGTAGTGGTGTGCCCGAACGTCTGATTGAACAGATGATTGGAGTGGTCAAGGCTTACACCACTCGAGTTGGTGGCGGCCCATTCCCGACAGAACTCAACAATGAGATCGGCCAGCATATTCGTGATGTGGGTCGGGAGTATGGCACGGTCACGGGCCGACCCAGACGTTGCGGCTGGTTTGACGCCGTCGCAGCAGGGCATGGAGCCAAAATCTGCGGCGTCGATTGCATTTCCCTCATGCTGCTGGATGTCCTCAGTCAGCTCGATGAACTCAAAATCTGCGAAGCCTATGAGATCCACGGCGAGCGAACGACCGATTTCCCGGCTCACGTTGAAGATTTAGCAGCAGCGAAGCCTGTCTACCGCACCATTCCAGGCTGGAAGACAGAGATCAGCCACATCACCCGTCTGGGTGATCTCCCGACTGGGGCGCGGAAGTACATCGATACCGTGGGTGAATTGATGGGGAAGCAGGTCAAAATCGTGTCTGTCGGCCCGGATCGTGCCCAAACGATTCTTGGCTGATCCTGGTCTATTCCTTTAGGTTGAAACTTCTCTTTGCGCAGGCAGGATGCTCTTGAATGGACTCTCTCAAGCAGATCGTCGAATTCGTCCTGCACTTTGATAAGTATCTCCAGGGGTTCATCGAAAACTACGGCACCTGGACCTACGCGATTCTTTTCGCAATCGTCTTCGCTGAGACGGGCTTGATCTTCATGCCGTTTCTGCCGGGGGATTCTCTGTTGTTTGCAGCAGGGGCCTTGGCGGGAGCCAGTTCGCTCTCATTGCCGGCCCTGTGGATATTGTTGACGATTGCGGCCATTGCAGGCGATGCCGTGAACTACCTGGTCGGCCGCTGGTTTGGAGAACGCTTACTGAGCGCAAAAAGATTTCGGCTGGTCAAACCCGAACATCTCACGAAGACGGAAGAATTCTTTCAGAAGTACGGCAGCAAAACGATTGTCATCGCGCGGTTTGTCCCGATTGTCCGCACGGTGGCACCATTTGTCGCGGGCATGGGCAAAATGCCCTATCGCGTCTTTTCTGTTTACAACATTGCAGGTGGTATTCTCTGGGTTTCCACCTGTCTGATCGCCGGTTATCTCTTTGGCGGCCTGCCATTCGTCAAGGACAATTTTTCGCTGGTCGTTCTCGGCATTGTTATTGTCTCTGTCCTGCCCATTGCCTGGGAACTGGCTGCCGGTTATCTCCGTGGGCGAAAAGCAGTAGCAGCACCAGCACCCGAGACCACATCTTCTCCCGAAGAACCCGTCTAATACGGATTCCAATAAATAACTGCGCGGCGGGTGGCTGGGGTTGAGTCTTCGAACCCCCAGCGATTTTTGGCACGAACTGGGGGTTCGCGAAGACGCTCAACCCCAGCCACCCCAGACCAAGGAGCGCAGTTGAATACTGGAACCCGTCTGAAATCAGTTTCATTCGCTGCATTCAAGCCAAGATCCCGATCAGAAAATTCTGACCGGGATCTTTTTGTTGAAACATCAGTATTCGTTCAACGCGTTCGCCTGACCCGAACAAATGTCCTTAGTCTTGAGCAAGAAGTGCCTGCACTGCGTCGATAATGACGTGGCCATCGGTCTTGTCATTCGAGATGACGACATTCACCGTCTGCCCCGCATTTAACGTCATGCGGCCCAGAGTATGAAAGCCATCTTTCCCGGCAGCATTTCGCTGATTGACTCTGGTCTCGGTTCGTAACGTCCCTGCTTCAACCACCACTGGGACATTACTCGCGCGGTTGGCATTCGGCGTCCAACTCATACGAATGTCATAACTCCCTGTCTTGGGAATCTTCAGTTCGAAAAGAGCCGATTTCTCCCCCTTCTGCTCGTTTCCATCGGTCTGATATCCACTGCCGACAAATCCGCTGATCGAACCACTGGCTGTCCATTCGCCCTTGGTTCTTGCCAACGCGTCATCGACGACAACCCCAGGCAATGAACTTGGCACAATCCCCGCTGCTCCACCGCGAGAACCTTGCCATTCCAGCACCTGCTTGTCTTCCAGCAGCTTCTCCCGCAATTTCGCATAATCCACATCTTGAACGGTGGTTTTGCCATCGATGGCAAAGCTGGCTGCTGTCGCTGCCGACTGCCCGAGCACCATAAAGACAGGCTCCATGCGAATCGAACCATAAGAGATGTGCGAGGCCGACAAGCAGACCGGCACCAGCAGATTGGTGACGTGCTCTTTCGCCGGGCGAATGCTCTTGTAGGAAATGGGGTAGGGGGGGACACCCACCTGAATATCGCCTTCGTTCCGCACGTAGCCTTCTTTGGTCACATACCGCTGGCAGTTGTGCGAATCCATATTATAGGCACCCATTCCGACGGAATCTTCGGCTGTGACTTTACGCTGGCAATTGTGCTGAGTCATCACATAGTCCGAGATCATGCGACGAGCCTCACGCACATACAGCTGCGGCGGCCAGTTATCGGTCTCCACAAACTCGTCTTTGGCCAGCCCTAACTTCTGGAAATGATCGCGAATCTCCTGCGGTACGCGGGGATGATTCGCCAGCGTCCACATCAGACCCTGCTGGTATCGCTTGTGATCATCGATGATGGCCTGCCGTTTGGCATAGTCGGCATCGGGATACTCGTAGTTTGCCCCAATGTAATCTGTCGAAACTGCGAAATTGTTATTCGTGTCGGTCTTACGATTGGGCATCCAGACAGGATTCCACGACTTGCGATGATCACCCGCCTCACAGTTTCTGAGCACCAGCTCATACGTTTTTTCGTCATAACCTTCGGGCTTTGGCCAGGCACGGCGATTCTCCGCCACATCGGTCGTACACATGCGATAGTTGTAAGCCTGCACGCGATGATCACCAGCACCTTCTTCTCCAGGGCCGCCGGCCTGAATCAGAGGAATCAGCCCACTCTCTGGCTTGCCCGGAATCACATAAGGATCAACCTTGTGTGTGAACTGATGGTGAGTCGATTTTTCCACGCGAATCCCGTTCAGTGTCTCGCCGTAAACTTTTTCGCCCTCACGCCCCACATGATAAGGCACGCCAGCTTTGGCCATCAGGTCGCCTTCATAGGTGGCGTCGATGAACACCTTACCCGCGTATACCTTCCCCGATTCCATGCTGATCGATTCAATGGCTTTGGTTGCGGGATTTTTCTTCACACCGTTCTTGAGATCGAGCCGCTCATTCATCACGACTTGAATCGTGGGGTATTCAGCCAGCCAGTCTTTATAAACCTTCGTCGCGACATGTGGTTCGAAGGTCCACATTTCATTCTCACCACTCGATTTACGCCGCTCATTGTATTTAGACGCGCTTTCGTGCACCCAGTTTTTGGGGTCGGCATACCACTTTCCGACTCGCTGATAGAACTCACGCGAGAGTCCACCAATGGCCGCTTTATTTCCAATATCAGTAGCACCGAGTCCACCCGTCGTTAATCCTCCCAGATGATTCGATGGCTCAATGACGACAACCGATTTTCCCAATCGGGCCGACTGAATCGCAGCGGCAATCCCGCCCGAAGTCCCACCATAAACCACGATGTCATACGTTTTGGCTATACCTGGCGAGACCTGACCTCTCACTGAATTGGCCAACGGAAGAGTGATCACACTGAGCGTAAATGCCCAAATGACTGGAAAGCGAAAACGGTGCGGCAAAATCATAGGGAGTACCTCTGGAATGCGGTTACTGAATGAACCTCAGTTACTTAACAGATCAACACCCGCTTATAACAGACTTGTACTCCAAAAACATCTCTCCACACCTACTCATAAATGACGACCAGAAAGGTCAAAGCGTCTCCTTTGCCTCGATTTTCAATCGCATGGGGGACATCCGCGCGGTAACTCGCTGAATCTCCTTTGCCAAGTTCTCGTTGTTCACCGGCAGAGTGAATACAGATTCGCCCCTGTTCGACAGTGATAAACTCGCGGGTCTTCTGGAAATGAGCCTCACTCCGCAACGCTCGCCCAGGCTTGATACGAAGTTGATAAAACTCGACGTCCTTTTCCAGCGGCAAAGGTGAAAGCGTGCGAATCTCGCAATCTTCATCGCTTCGATACAGATGCGCGGGGTCATCCCCTCGAATGACATGAATACCTGGAACCACATGTGGTGTTTCCACTAACTGGCCAATGGTCAGCCCGAAAGCCTGAGCGATTCGCGCAGTCACAGCCAGGGTAGGATTCGCCTGATTCCTCTCAATCTGACTGAGCATGGACCGACTCACACCGCTCGCTGAACTCAATTGATCGAGTGACCAGCCATTCTGCTGTCTTAATTCTCGCACACGATGACAAAGCATTTGACTAATTGCGTCACTGGGCGTGGGCAGATCCGATGAGAGAGAGGTCATCGCGTAATTTTCATTCGTCTTGAGGATCGAAATACCATCTCTCCATGTTTTTCGAGAGATAATTCTATTTTTCGCTTGTTGTGATGCTTTACAGATTCTAACATACCGGAGACGATTTCCACTATACTAAACAAAGAATTCTCGGCGACAACACAGACGATCAATTCTATTGATCTCATTAAACACCCAGCATACGAAAGCACCCCATGCACGGACTGGTCAAGCGCAAGGCCGATGTCGGACTCTGGCTGGAAGATGTTCCCAAGCCCGAATACGGCATTAACGACGTTCTCATTCGTGTCAAAAAGACGGGCATCTGCGGCACCGATGTCCACATTTATAAATGGGATGACTGGGCTCAGAAGACGATTCCCGTTCCCATGGTGGTTGGACACGAGTTCGTGGGTGAAATCGTTGCGGTGGGTTCGAATGTCGTCGATTTCCACCCTGGCGACATCGTCAGTGGGGAAGGGCATGTGGTTTGTGGACGCTGCCGCAATTGCCTCGCGGGTCGCAGGCACCTGTGTGCCTTCACTAAAGGTGTGGGAGTCAATCGTCCCGGTGCCTTCGCCGAATACATTTCGCTCCCCATGTCGAATGTGTGGCATCACTCCTCAGACATAGACCTGGATGTGGCGTCCATCTTCGACCCGTTCGGGAACGCTGTTCACACAGCCCTCTCCTTTGACCTCCTCGGTGAAGACGTATTGATCACAGGTGCCGGCCCGATTGGAATCATGGCTACTGCCATTGTGAGGCATGCCGGAGCTCGACATGTGGTGGTCACCGATTTGAATCCTTACCGCCTCGAACTGGCCCGCAAGATGGGAGCCACCGTCGCTGTTGATCCACGGGAGCAGGACTTACCTGCCGTCCAGGCACAGTTGGGCATGAAGGAAGGTTTCGACGTCGGCCTCGAAATGTCTGGTAATCCACATGCCTTCAATAGTCTCATCGCCAATATGGCTCACGGCGGCAAGATTGCAATGCTTGGCATCCCTGAAAAATCCATGGCCATCGACTGGAACACCGTGGTCTTTAATATGTTGACTATCAAAGGCATCTATGGCCGGGAAATGTACGAAACCTGGTACAAGATGACCGTCATGCTCCAGAGCGGCCTGCAGATCGCCCCCGTCATTACTCATCGCTACCACTACACCGAATTCCAGAAGGGTTTCGATGTCATGCTCAGCGGCCAATGCGGCAAAGTCGTGCTCGACTGGGAAACCTAAATCTCTCCTTGCATTGAATATTGAGCAGGGTGCATGAAGTTCCGACGGAATGCACCCTACTCAGTAAATATGAACTGTTTAAAACGACTCTCTCTTTGCCTTCCCGAGATCGCCCCATGTCCACACGATTTCTCGAACATATCTCCGGGCAACTGGATCAGATTCGCAGTGCCGGAACTTATAAGTCTGAGCGAGTCATCACGACTCCGCAGAATTCGAGCATTCAAGTTGCAGGGGGAAAGCCCGTCCTGAACTTCTGCGCGAATAACTATCTGGGATTGGCACAACATCCCGCAGTTCAGGCGGCGGCTGCCAAGGCTCTGGAAGAATGGGGCTACGGGCTTGCCTCAGTAAGATTTATCTGTGGTACTCAAGGACTACATAAACAACTTGAAAGTGCTCTCAGCAAGTTTCTCGGCATGGAGGATACCATTCTCTACTCCTCCTGCTTCGATGCGAATGGCGGGCTGTTCGAAACATTGCTGGGGGCGGAAGATGCTATCATCTCTGATGCACTCAACCATGCGAGCATCATCGATGGCATCCGCTTATGTAAAGCTCAACGGTTTCGCTATGCCAACAACAATATGACCGAGCTGGAAGAACGACTTAAAGAAGCCTCCGGGGCTCGTTTTCGCCTCATCGCGACAGATGGCGTTTTCTCCATGGATGGTTACATCGCCAATCTTCCCGCAATCTGCGAACTGGCGGATAAGTACGATGCGATGATTATGGTCGATGATTCTCATGCTGTTGGTTTCACTGGCCCCAACGGGCGCGGAACGCACGAATACCACAACGTCATGGATCGCATTGACATTATGACCGGTACGCTTGGTAAAGCCCTGGGAGGTGCCAGTGGAGGCTATACCAGTGGACGCCAGCCGATCATTGATCTCTTGAGACAACGTTCAAGACCATACCTCTTTTCGAACACTCTCGCACCTCCCATTGCTGCGGCTTCGCTCAAGGCATTAGAGCTTCTGAGTGAATCGACTCATTTGCGTGATCAATTGGAGGCCAATACGGTCTGGTTTCGGAATGCACTGCAAAGTGCGGGGCTGAAGGTGCTTCCGGGGACGCACCCCATCTGCCCCGTCATGCTGGGTGATGCTGCCCTGGCGGCTCAATTTGCAGATCGCATGCTAGCCGAAGGAGTTTATGTCATCGGCTTCTCCTACCCGGTCGTTCCTCAAGGACAAGCCCGCATTCGTACACAGATTTCAGCGGCTCACTCGCAACACGATCTGGAAACAGCAGCGGCAGCATTTACTAAAGTCTGGAAAGAGCTGGCTGTCTAAGCGATGTTATCCCGCTAGCGAATTACCCCCATCAATCGATTCTTGATTCTGCCTGGCTTCGACGGAGTTTTTCCATGTCATATCGACACGTACTGATTTTGAGCCTCGCCTGCTGTCTATGGACAGAAAACCTCCTGGCGCAATCAGGAAAATCACAAGGTACGAAGCCAGCGGCAACGAAACCGGCAACCAAGCCCTCAGCCAAATCCTCATCCAAAAAAGGGGCTCCTGCCCGCACAGAGACCTCCAAGTTTGATCCAGAACTCTGGAAGCCTCACCAGGATTTTCTTCTGGAAGGTGTCACTGAGATCAAAATTGGTGGTGCTCCCGGAACAATCCTCCCTTATGGCCCCGAATCTTTCCCTGTGGTGGTTTCGACCAACAAAGGGAAAACCAGTGTGGCAGCGGCGGCGGCTGAGTTCGGCAAAGGTCGAGTTGTGGCTCTTTGCCACAATGATCTGCTTGGCTCAGGCCCAGCCAATCACACGATGACTGGCCGCTTTATCAGCAACTGTATTGCCTGGGCTGGAC is a window of Planctopirus limnophila DSM 3776 DNA encoding:
- the tdh gene encoding L-threonine 3-dehydrogenase; translated protein: MHGLVKRKADVGLWLEDVPKPEYGINDVLIRVKKTGICGTDVHIYKWDDWAQKTIPVPMVVGHEFVGEIVAVGSNVVDFHPGDIVSGEGHVVCGRCRNCLAGRRHLCAFTKGVGVNRPGAFAEYISLPMSNVWHHSSDIDLDVASIFDPFGNAVHTALSFDLLGEDVLITGAGPIGIMATAIVRHAGARHVVVTDLNPYRLELARKMGATVAVDPREQDLPAVQAQLGMKEGFDVGLEMSGNPHAFNSLIANMAHGGKIAMLGIPEKSMAIDWNTVVFNMLTIKGIYGREMYETWYKMTVMLQSGLQIAPVITHRYHYTEFQKGFDVMLSGQCGKVVLDWET
- a CDS encoding DedA family protein, with protein sequence MDSLKQIVEFVLHFDKYLQGFIENYGTWTYAILFAIVFAETGLIFMPFLPGDSLLFAAGALAGASSLSLPALWILLTIAAIAGDAVNYLVGRWFGERLLSAKRFRLVKPEHLTKTEEFFQKYGSKTIVIARFVPIVRTVAPFVAGMGKMPYRVFSVYNIAGGILWVSTCLIAGYLFGGLPFVKDNFSLVVLGIVIVSVLPIAWELAAGYLRGRKAVAAPAPETTSSPEEPV
- a CDS encoding FAD-dependent oxidoreductase, with amino-acid sequence MILPHRFRFPVIWAFTLSVITLPLANSVRGQVSPGIAKTYDIVVYGGTSGGIAAAIQSARLGKSVVVIEPSNHLGGLTTGGLGATDIGNKAAIGGLSREFYQRVGKWYADPKNWVHESASKYNERRKSSGENEMWTFEPHVATKVYKDWLAEYPTIQVVMNERLDLKNGVKKNPATKAIESISMESGKVYAGKVFIDATYEGDLMAKAGVPYHVGREGEKVYGETLNGIRVEKSTHHQFTHKVDPYVIPGKPESGLIPLIQAGGPGEEGAGDHRVQAYNYRMCTTDVAENRRAWPKPEGYDEKTYELVLRNCEAGDHRKSWNPVWMPNRKTDTNNNFAVSTDYIGANYEYPDADYAKRQAIIDDHKRYQQGLMWTLANHPRVPQEIRDHFQKLGLAKDEFVETDNWPPQLYVREARRMISDYVMTQHNCQRKVTAEDSVGMGAYNMDSHNCQRYVTKEGYVRNEGDIQVGVPPYPISYKSIRPAKEHVTNLLVPVCLSASHISYGSIRMEPVFMVLGQSAATAASFAIDGKTTVQDVDYAKLREKLLEDKQVLEWQGSRGGAAGIVPSSLPGVVVDDALARTKGEWTASGSISGFVGSGYQTDGNEQKGEKSALFELKIPKTGSYDIRMSWTPNANRASNVPVVVEAGTLRTETRVNQRNAAGKDGFHTLGRMTLNAGQTVNVVISNDKTDGHVIIDAVQALLAQD
- a CDS encoding helix-turn-helix domain-containing protein gives rise to the protein MTSLSSDLPTPSDAISQMLCHRVRELRQQNGWSLDQLSSASGVSRSMLSQIERNQANPTLAVTARIAQAFGLTIGQLVETPHVVPGIHVIRGDDPAHLYRSDEDCEIRTLSPLPLEKDVEFYQLRIKPGRALRSEAHFQKTREFITVEQGRICIHSAGEQRELGKGDSASYRADVPHAIENRGKGDALTFLVVIYE
- a CDS encoding glycine C-acetyltransferase is translated as MSTRFLEHISGQLDQIRSAGTYKSERVITTPQNSSIQVAGGKPVLNFCANNYLGLAQHPAVQAAAAKALEEWGYGLASVRFICGTQGLHKQLESALSKFLGMEDTILYSSCFDANGGLFETLLGAEDAIISDALNHASIIDGIRLCKAQRFRYANNNMTELEERLKEASGARFRLIATDGVFSMDGYIANLPAICELADKYDAMIMVDDSHAVGFTGPNGRGTHEYHNVMDRIDIMTGTLGKALGGASGGYTSGRQPIIDLLRQRSRPYLFSNTLAPPIAAASLKALELLSESTHLRDQLEANTVWFRNALQSAGLKVLPGTHPICPVMLGDAALAAQFADRMLAEGVYVIGFSYPVVPQGQARIRTQISAAHSQHDLETAAAAFTKVWKELAV